From a single Lolium rigidum isolate FL_2022 chromosome 7, APGP_CSIRO_Lrig_0.1, whole genome shotgun sequence genomic region:
- the LOC124675761 gene encoding receptor homology region, transmembrane domain- and RING domain-containing protein 1-like — protein sequence MSHRFLLLLLAATAVRPCAAVIRLGATSFLDAPARFGPRVTGDGICGSLRAADPANACAPIKNSAGSGPGMAFVLIERGNCSFEGKVREAQLAGFDAAVVYDDEEKSSLYSMVGDPEDIHIPAVFVSKMAGETLKKFARGEDGECCINSSMDETAGTVLVMSFVSLVVIISVLASFLFARNCRLLRHGVDNRPPYIKKHVVEKLPCSVYKAQCSSGENFEEACAICLEDYDNGDMLRLLPCKHEFHVACIDPWLTKWGTFCPVCKLEVITGE from the exons ATGAGCCACCGCTTCCTGCTCCTGCttctcgccgccaccgccgtccgcCCCTGCGCGGCCGTCATCCGTCTGGGCGCCACCTCTTTCCTCGACGCCCCCGCGCGCTTCG GGCCCCGGGTGACCGGCGACGGGATATGCGGGTCGCTGCGCGCCGCGGACCCCGCCAACGCCTGCGCGCCCATCAAGAACAGCGCCGGTTCCGGCCCCGGGATGGCGTTCGTGCTGATCGAGCGGGGGAACTGCAGCTTCGAGGGGAAGGTGCGGGAGGCGCAGCTCGCGGGGTTCGACGCCGCCGTCGTGTACGACGACGAGGAGAAGTCCAGCCTCTACTCCA TGGTTGGTGATCCTGAAGACATACACATCCCTGCGGTATTTGTATCCAAAATGGCTGGGGAGACTTTAAAGAAGTTTGCTAGAGGTGAAGATGGTGAATGCTGCATAAACTCATCGATGGATGAGACTGCAGGGACGGTGTTGGTAATGTCATTTGTATCACTTGTCGTGATCATATCAGTTTTGGCTTCGTTTCTTTTCGCTCGGAACTGCCGACTTCTACGCCATGGAGTTGATAACCGTCCACCTTACATCAAGAAACATGTAGTAGAAAAGCTCCCTTGCTCTGTATATAAAGCTCAGTGTTCAAGTGGTGAAAATTTCGAAGAAGCTTGTGCCATTTGTTTAGAAGACTATGATAATGGTGACATGCTTAGACTTCTCCCATGCAAACATG AATTTCACGTGGCGTGCATTGATCCCTGGCTGACAAAATGGGGTACATTTTGCCCCGTATGCAAACTTGAAGTAATCACGGGTGAATAA
- the LOC124675934 gene encoding UPF0307 protein YPDSF_0298-like, which produces MAHAAAAAVPLRRPLLLFLKPARLLSSLAPPSSRRSHARGTLRPVAPLPSDGEDSGDADAASFGRSRNEKKRDARRAVQWGMELAKFSTPQIKRILRAARLESEVLEALVLVKKFGPDVREGRRRQYNYIGSLLRSVQPELMETLIQSSKDGDDSRLQALLSEVEDKAMQTEDEEVEELSDEEEGDEEYIEIADRWFEGLVCKDIPVTNEVYAIHDVEFDRQELRKLVRIVQVVQEESMQNKDRGKGTDVKLSRAKKPLLMFLRSLAKKHAE; this is translated from the exons ATGGCgcacgccgccgcagccgccgtgCCGCtgcgccgcccgctcctcctcttcctcaagccggcccgcctcctctcctccctcgcgccccCGTCGTCCCGCCGGTCCCACGCGCGGGGCACGctccgccccgtcgccccgtTGCCCTCCGACGGCGAGGACTCGGGCGATGCGGACGCCGCGTCCTTCGGGAGGAGCCGCAACGAGAAGAAGCGGGATGCCCGCCGCGCCGTGCAGTGGGGCATGGAGCTCGCCAAGTTCTCCACTCCCCAGATCAAGCGCATCCTGAG GGCCGCGAGGCTGGAGAGCGAGGTGCTGGAAGCTCTTGTgctcgtcaag AAATTCGGGCCCGACGTGCGGGAAGGAAGGAGGAGGCAGTACaattacatcg GGAGCCTTCTTCGCAGTGTACAACCTGAATTGATGGAAACTCTTATCCAATCTTCAAAGGATGGAGATGATAGCAGGCTACAAGCGTTATTGAGTGAAGTGGAAGACAAGGCGATGCAAACGGAAGACGAGGAAGTGGAAGAGTTATCAGATGAAGAAGAG GGTGATGAAGAGTACATAGAAATTGCAGATAGATGGTTCGAGGGCCTCGTTTGCAAAGATATTCCAGTCACTAATGAAGTTTATGCGATTCATGATGTTGAATTTGACCGTCAG GAATTGAGGAAACTTGTGCGGATAGTCCAAGTAGTTCAAGAAGAAAGCATGCAAAATAAAGATCGTGGGAAAGGAACTGATGTCAAGCTTTCCAGAGCAAAGAAACCACTTCTGATGTTCCTTCGCTCCCTTGCAAAGAAGCATGCTGAGTAG